A stretch of Bradyrhizobium sp. AZCC 2262 DNA encodes these proteins:
- a CDS encoding Twin-arginine translocation pathway signal: protein MTSVVLNRRNLLAVGGSVLATGVSGLLLPARAEGLAPTPSMQGGSNNYRAGAPTVDRIGKGGFWMSGTVRRAGDGAPLAGQRIQIWAHTTEGQEHEPQSHGATLTDKNGAFRLEMPQIIPIFGQPHGHLAYDSGEFKTVFLRPVMRSAKETSLEAHFVLQPA, encoded by the coding sequence ATGACATCAGTCGTACTCAACCGCCGCAACCTCCTCGCCGTTGGCGGCTCCGTCCTGGCAACCGGGGTTTCCGGGCTCCTGTTACCCGCCCGCGCAGAAGGCCTCGCACCGACCCCTTCGATGCAGGGCGGGTCCAACAACTACCGCGCGGGCGCGCCGACCGTGGATCGGATCGGCAAGGGTGGCTTCTGGATGAGCGGCACGGTGCGCCGCGCAGGCGACGGGGCTCCGCTTGCCGGGCAGCGCATCCAGATATGGGCGCACACCACCGAAGGACAGGAGCACGAGCCGCAGAGCCATGGCGCCACGCTGACCGACAAGAACGGGGCGTTCCGTCTCGAGATGCCGCAGATCATTCCCATCTTCGGCCAGCCTCATGGTCACCTCGCCTATGACAGCGGTGAATTCAAAACCGTCTTTCTGCGTCCCGTGATGCGCAGCGCAAAGGAAACCAGCCTGGAGGCGCACTTCGTCCTTCAGCCGGCCTGA
- a CDS encoding O-antigen ligase family protein: MSELTAASIARPGIPALIGAWPQSRFWLLCADLYPALAAASLPWSTTAVSVFMVVWLLVIVPTIRWQAFLEALRAPASYLPLVFLALAFAGLSWTEDSWATGIQGVAPVSKLLAVPLLLYHYERSERGHWVLFAFLAACVLLMGLSWVTYFADWKASPGGLAGVPVRNYIDQSHEFALCLFVMAPLILSLAANGHRAWTFAFAAVMLGFYFDMRFVATSRTAFLYFPVLLILFAVKYLNRRHAIYFLMLAAVVESGVLLSSPYLRDRVGRTVQDYRVDRDTNVDRDTNAAAAATSNGLRLAYWRVSIRSISEAPVFGHGTGSTQQLFSREAEGKSGEWGNIVRNPHNQTLYVAIQWGVLGCLVLYAMWYFHLQLFRESLFASWIGLVIVVQNFISSLLNSHLFDFHEGWVYVLGVGVAGGMAARAQRLSGSAQARNRQV, encoded by the coding sequence ATGTCAGAGCTGACCGCTGCTTCCATCGCACGGCCGGGAATTCCTGCGCTGATCGGCGCGTGGCCGCAATCCCGGTTCTGGCTTCTCTGCGCCGACCTTTACCCGGCACTGGCCGCCGCTTCGCTGCCATGGTCGACAACGGCAGTTTCCGTTTTCATGGTGGTGTGGCTGCTCGTGATTGTTCCCACGATCCGCTGGCAGGCGTTTCTTGAGGCGTTGCGGGCACCGGCCAGTTACCTGCCGCTGGTCTTCCTCGCACTGGCGTTCGCCGGCCTGTCCTGGACCGAGGACAGCTGGGCGACAGGAATTCAAGGCGTCGCGCCGGTATCAAAGCTGCTGGCCGTTCCGCTTCTTCTCTATCATTACGAACGCTCCGAGCGCGGGCATTGGGTGTTGTTCGCGTTCCTTGCTGCCTGTGTCCTCCTCATGGGATTGTCATGGGTGACATACTTCGCCGACTGGAAAGCGTCGCCGGGTGGGTTGGCTGGAGTGCCGGTCAGAAACTACATCGATCAAAGCCACGAGTTCGCGCTGTGCCTGTTTGTCATGGCGCCGCTGATTCTGTCATTGGCAGCCAACGGCCATCGCGCGTGGACCTTCGCCTTCGCCGCCGTCATGCTGGGCTTCTACTTCGACATGCGGTTTGTCGCGACTTCCCGTACCGCATTCCTCTACTTCCCGGTGTTGTTGATCCTCTTTGCCGTCAAATATCTGAACCGGAGACATGCGATCTATTTTCTGATGTTGGCGGCCGTCGTCGAGTCCGGAGTTCTGCTCTCATCGCCTTATCTGCGTGACCGGGTCGGGCGCACAGTGCAGGACTACAGGGTGGATCGCGATACCAATGTGGATCGTGATACCAATGCCGCCGCTGCTGCGACCTCGAATGGCCTGCGACTGGCGTATTGGCGCGTTTCCATCAGGTCGATTTCCGAGGCGCCGGTTTTTGGGCACGGCACCGGATCAACCCAGCAGCTCTTCAGTCGCGAAGCCGAAGGCAAGAGCGGCGAATGGGGCAACATCGTCCGCAACCCGCATAACCAGACACTTTACGTTGCAATCCAGTGGGGCGTGCTCGGTTGCCTCGTCCTCTATGCGATGTGGTACTTCCATCTGCAGCTGTTTCGGGAATCCCTTTTTGCATCATGGATCGGCCTGGTGATCGTGGTTCAGAACTTCATCAGTTCGCTGCTCAATTCCCACCTGTTCGATTTTCACGAAGGGTGGGTATATGTGTTGGGCGTTGGTGTCGCGGGCGGCATGGCCGCTCGTGCGCAACGCCTGTCCGGTTCTGCGCAGGCTCGGAATAGGCAGGTGTGA
- a CDS encoding ferric reductase-like transmembrane domain-containing protein encodes MRVVRLTLIWAALTAAVCVPIAAAAASPLLAWRGPVYILAGFAGIIALGLVLVQPLLIGGYLPGLSAYRGRRAHHWIGGALVVAVVVHVAGLWITSPPDMIDALLFSSPTPFSPFGVIAMWAIFAVAIIAALRRRLGLRARTWRIVHIPLAIVIVVGGVVHAMLIEGTMETVSKAALCALVLGATIKVMADLRVLRRRGTLRGERLPTPLHGDSSQRITIDR; translated from the coding sequence ATGAGAGTGGTCCGGCTGACCCTGATCTGGGCCGCCCTTACAGCCGCCGTTTGCGTGCCGATCGCCGCTGCAGCGGCGAGCCCGCTGCTCGCATGGCGCGGTCCGGTCTACATACTGGCAGGATTCGCAGGGATTATCGCACTCGGTCTTGTGCTCGTTCAGCCCTTGCTGATTGGCGGATACTTACCGGGTCTATCGGCCTATCGTGGACGGCGTGCACATCACTGGATCGGGGGCGCGCTGGTCGTGGCCGTGGTGGTCCACGTCGCCGGCCTTTGGATCACCAGTCCGCCGGACATGATTGACGCCCTTCTCTTCTCATCGCCGACGCCGTTCTCCCCCTTCGGTGTGATCGCCATGTGGGCCATCTTCGCCGTCGCGATTATAGCTGCACTCCGCCGGCGATTGGGACTGCGAGCGCGAACGTGGCGTATCGTCCATATACCCCTCGCGATTGTCATCGTCGTAGGAGGTGTGGTCCATGCCATGCTGATCGAGGGGACGATGGAGACAGTGTCGAAGGCGGCGCTTTGCGCACTGGTCCTCGGCGCGACCATAAAAGTCATGGCTGACCTGCGGGTGTTGAGGAGGCGAGGGACGTTGCGCGGAGAACGTCTGCCCACACCCTTGCATGGCGATTCAAGCCAGCGAATTACGATTGATCGCTAG